One stretch of Candidatus Eremiobacteraceae bacterium DNA includes these proteins:
- a CDS encoding MlaD family protein, protein MGSQIRVGIFTILALAGAVAVYYVLEHSKHAGYDIGVHFKNTAGLQSGSAVQLAGVDVGVVSDVRLLPDQTAVVICNINPANDIYRESTFIITTTLTGQSSVQIYPPKVLAKATKLPHEIGNEAEMPEGELPPSLADLATEGESRLHSLDATIATVNRELPRITRAFYGLANHSDQLVVHADSTLVRLSADLDATVSDLNRVVVTSGANLQQVTASTNGMIGDNRKRINLLLENLAATSTSARRSMENIAAITSDPSLKKNLLSTADSISAAAAQIKAIATDVHSITGDPDVQSNLKGAVGNLSAAIARANLLLGNFANDSGNGAPQNGRGQPPSSPGPQPKPGANGGTPGPLVSQPAAVRKARQGLALLSTSIRETWSNAGGGPASDINLTLLPSLGSHVTLGANDLGYHTTYNALFETSRSPGLTLSGGILYSTLGLKAVLNPRGIIALDARLYDAKHPKFDIYGNLRLSERLRLFYGERNALLNNGPRLPSFGIELKN, encoded by the coding sequence GTGGGCAGCCAAATACGCGTGGGAATCTTCACCATCCTCGCCCTGGCGGGCGCGGTGGCGGTTTACTACGTTCTCGAACACTCCAAGCACGCGGGTTACGACATCGGGGTGCATTTCAAGAACACCGCCGGACTCCAGTCCGGCTCGGCGGTGCAGCTGGCCGGCGTGGACGTCGGCGTCGTGAGCGACGTCCGGCTGCTGCCCGACCAGACCGCGGTCGTTATCTGCAACATCAATCCTGCGAACGATATCTATCGCGAGTCGACGTTCATCATCACCACCACGTTGACCGGCCAATCTTCCGTTCAGATCTATCCGCCGAAAGTTCTGGCAAAGGCCACGAAACTGCCGCACGAGATTGGAAACGAGGCGGAAATGCCCGAGGGTGAGCTGCCGCCCTCGCTCGCCGACCTGGCCACCGAGGGCGAATCGCGGCTGCATTCGCTCGACGCCACCATCGCGACGGTTAACCGCGAATTGCCGCGGATAACGCGGGCCTTTTACGGCCTGGCAAATCATAGCGACCAGCTTGTCGTTCATGCAGACAGCACGCTCGTCCGGTTATCGGCCGATCTAGACGCGACCGTGTCCGACCTCAACCGTGTGGTCGTCACGAGCGGGGCAAACCTGCAGCAGGTCACGGCCAGCACGAATGGGATGATCGGCGACAACCGCAAGCGCATAAATCTGCTGCTGGAAAATCTGGCAGCGACGTCGACGAGCGCTCGACGGTCTATGGAAAATATCGCTGCGATCACATCGGACCCGTCGCTGAAGAAAAATCTATTGTCCACCGCGGATAGCATCTCGGCAGCGGCTGCCCAAATAAAAGCCATCGCAACCGATGTGCACAGCATCACGGGCGACCCAGACGTCCAATCCAATCTGAAAGGGGCAGTCGGCAATCTAAGCGCCGCCATCGCTCGAGCGAATTTGCTGTTGGGAAATTTCGCAAACGACTCCGGGAACGGCGCTCCGCAGAACGGGCGAGGGCAGCCGCCGTCGTCACCGGGGCCACAGCCAAAACCGGGTGCTAACGGCGGAACGCCGGGCCCACTTGTCTCACAACCTGCGGCGGTCCGGAAAGCCCGCCAAGGCTTAGCGTTGCTTTCGACAAGCATCAGGGAGACATGGAGCAACGCAGGCGGGGGTCCCGCAAGCGACATCAACCTGACGTTGCTGCCGAGCCTTGGCTCGCACGTGACGCTCGGTGCGAACGATCTCGGCTACCACACGACCTACAACGCCCTGTTCGAGACATCGCGTTCGCCAGGACTCACGCTTTCCGGCGGCATCCTTTACTCTACGCTTGGTTTGAAGGCCGTGCTCAACCCCAGAGGCATCATCGCTCTCGACGCTCGGCTCTACGACGCCAAGCATCCGAAGTTCGACATTTACGGAAACCTGCGCCTGAGCGAGCGGCTCCGTCTATTCTACGGAGAACGCAACGCGCTGCTGAACAACGGTCCACGCCTCCCGTCCTTTGGCATCGAGCTGAAGAATTAG
- a CDS encoding DUF5916 domain-containing protein: MQLIRKELMGRPLYAVIVGMAMVAMLPAHAQASVARTASFAAVRGTPASESDASLADPVWQKALSVTGFYDITTHVVAPLATTASVLYDADNIYVAFRSEQSGAQIHAAQTTNNVGFGQDDFVGVGLDPSGNGTQVYYFETTPRGVRYQQASESTRYDPPWRAYASVNGTAWNAVLVIPLKVLRASGGHDWRFSFIRGVAAVGEHYTWAYNGVMQDAQPPAYPLFTDARFWPSLTGVDIKTRAARPQPRAELYGLESAGSDRKQFQQANGAFTDQPVRNYGLDFTYPTTNTISVVGTLNPDFSNVEVDQQTIAPQEFRRNLNEYRPFFAQGAQYFSPSQAPEGGLSGPAYQVFYTPGIGTFDRGLKLEGTYGLQSIGLLNVRGLAPDGSAIDDSAFGFNHQLSDGTFAYWVDGVLAHHDIGDDSTVESGFKGRDLASGFVYGYNQALETSNLSLAPQAFGYERNGFVDVHKPNYEWLYGYEDISPGYSPLDGITPFNDARGPIYTFDSNTTWAGVKSFTSFLAGDRLLARDGTVHSADFFGNVDFVFPDLVQVSLSQATSEFDDPIFTGGVALPFNATTLALGYRDGTPSPVDASYGAGRFSNFYLQQFASSTSRALGTRFNLTLEYDGTHERFDNGSNDGQLLRRIGIGESFGPDTNVSIALRSVNGNGGFAAPGINLAVGLHERFHNSDELFINFGTPAASATLDRLIVKYVLRIGGGAGT, from the coding sequence GTGCAACTAATTCGTAAGGAGTTGATGGGACGGCCGCTCTATGCAGTCATCGTCGGGATGGCTATGGTCGCGATGCTGCCGGCGCACGCGCAGGCTTCGGTGGCTCGCACGGCCTCGTTTGCCGCGGTGCGCGGCACGCCTGCAAGTGAGAGCGACGCGTCTTTAGCGGATCCGGTTTGGCAAAAAGCGCTTTCGGTGACCGGCTTCTACGACATCACCACCCACGTCGTCGCGCCGCTCGCCACCACCGCGTCGGTGCTGTACGACGCCGACAACATCTATGTCGCGTTTCGCAGCGAGCAATCGGGCGCTCAGATCCACGCCGCGCAAACCACGAACAACGTGGGCTTCGGCCAGGACGATTTCGTCGGCGTCGGACTGGACCCGTCCGGCAACGGCACCCAGGTCTACTATTTCGAGACGACGCCGCGCGGCGTCCGTTATCAGCAAGCCAGCGAATCGACGCGATACGACCCGCCGTGGCGAGCATATGCAAGCGTCAATGGCACCGCATGGAACGCCGTCTTGGTCATTCCGCTGAAAGTGCTGCGCGCAAGCGGCGGCCACGATTGGCGCTTTAGTTTCATACGCGGCGTCGCGGCGGTCGGCGAGCATTACACCTGGGCGTATAACGGCGTGATGCAAGACGCCCAGCCGCCTGCATATCCGCTCTTCACCGATGCTCGTTTCTGGCCGTCGCTCACCGGCGTCGATATCAAAACGCGGGCAGCGAGACCTCAGCCGCGCGCGGAACTCTACGGTTTGGAAAGCGCCGGAAGCGACCGCAAGCAGTTCCAGCAGGCTAACGGAGCGTTTACCGATCAACCGGTCAGAAATTACGGGCTCGATTTCACGTATCCCACAACCAACACCATCTCAGTCGTCGGAACGCTGAACCCGGATTTTTCCAACGTCGAAGTGGACCAGCAGACCATCGCGCCGCAGGAATTCCGCCGGAATCTCAACGAGTACCGGCCGTTTTTCGCACAAGGCGCGCAATACTTCTCGCCATCTCAAGCGCCGGAGGGTGGGCTTTCAGGGCCTGCCTATCAGGTGTTCTACACGCCCGGCATCGGCACGTTCGACCGCGGTCTCAAACTGGAAGGCACGTACGGCCTGCAATCGATCGGATTGCTCAACGTGCGCGGCCTCGCACCGGATGGTTCCGCCATCGACGACAGCGCGTTCGGCTTCAATCACCAATTGTCTGACGGCACTTTTGCGTACTGGGTGGACGGCGTCTTGGCGCACCACGATATCGGCGACGATTCCACCGTCGAGTCGGGCTTCAAAGGCCGCGATCTCGCCAGCGGATTCGTCTACGGCTACAATCAGGCGCTCGAAACCAGCAATCTGTCGCTTGCCCCTCAGGCATTCGGCTACGAACGCAACGGATTCGTCGACGTGCACAAGCCGAACTACGAATGGCTGTACGGCTACGAAGACATCAGCCCGGGCTACTCGCCGCTCGACGGCATCACGCCATTCAACGACGCCCGGGGGCCCATCTACACGTTCGATTCGAACACCACGTGGGCGGGCGTGAAGTCGTTCACCTCGTTCCTCGCCGGCGACCGGCTACTCGCGCGCGATGGAACGGTGCATTCCGCCGATTTCTTCGGCAACGTCGATTTCGTGTTCCCGGACCTGGTGCAGGTCAGCCTCTCTCAAGCTACAAGCGAGTTCGACGATCCGATCTTCACGGGCGGCGTCGCGCTTCCGTTCAATGCGACCACGCTTGCTTTGGGGTATCGCGATGGCACCCCGTCACCGGTGGACGCGTCGTACGGCGCCGGCCGGTTTTCGAATTTCTACCTGCAGCAGTTCGCGTCGTCTACGTCGCGGGCACTTGGAACGCGCTTCAACCTCACGCTCGAGTATGACGGCACGCACGAGCGATTTGACAACGGCTCTAACGACGGACAATTGCTGCGACGCATAGGCATCGGCGAGTCGTTCGGTCCGGATACGAACGTGTCGATCGCGCTTCGCTCAGTCAACGGAAACGGCGGATTCGCCGCACCGGGCATCAACCTCGCGGTCGGCCTTCACGAGCGGTTTCACAACAGCGACGAGCTGTTCATCAACTTCGGGACCCCGGCCGCAAGCGCCACCCTGGACCGGCTCATCGTCAAGTACGTCTTGCGCATCGGCGGCGGCGCCGGCACGTGA
- a CDS encoding aldo/keto reductase family protein — protein sequence MQYRNLGRSGVKVSAVGLGSWLTYGGSVEADTAAACIARAYDKGVTFFDTANVYGRGRAEEVVGGALRTYPRDSYVLATKVFFPMGEGPNDHGLSRKHVFEQCSRSLKRLGVEYVDLYQCHRYDVNTPLEETCQVMDDLIRQGKVLYWGTSEWTADQILRAVSICKERGWSRPVSNQPQYSALWRHIEAAVLPMCESLGIGNVVWSPLAMGVLTGKYQSVKNAPAGTRAAGASADMMDSFFKQDVLDAVQRLKPIAQEHKASLGQLSLAWCLRQHAASSVIVGATKADQVDENVAAADLHIRPETFAEMDRILIPVANA from the coding sequence ATGCAATATCGCAATCTCGGCCGGTCTGGCGTTAAAGTGTCAGCCGTTGGCCTTGGCTCGTGGCTGACCTATGGCGGCAGCGTCGAGGCAGACACGGCCGCCGCTTGCATCGCGCGCGCCTATGACAAGGGTGTGACGTTCTTCGACACCGCCAACGTGTACGGGCGCGGCCGCGCAGAAGAAGTCGTTGGCGGCGCATTACGGACCTATCCTCGCGATTCGTACGTCCTTGCGACAAAGGTGTTCTTCCCCATGGGCGAGGGACCGAACGACCACGGTCTATCGCGAAAGCATGTATTCGAACAATGCAGCCGGTCGCTCAAGCGGCTCGGCGTCGAATACGTCGATCTTTACCAGTGTCATCGCTATGACGTCAACACGCCGCTCGAGGAGACGTGCCAAGTCATGGACGACCTCATACGGCAGGGCAAGGTGCTATATTGGGGCACCTCCGAGTGGACGGCCGATCAGATATTGCGCGCCGTGTCGATCTGCAAAGAACGCGGTTGGTCACGGCCCGTCAGCAATCAGCCGCAATACAGCGCGCTTTGGCGCCACATCGAAGCGGCAGTGCTCCCGATGTGCGAGAGTCTCGGCATCGGAAACGTGGTATGGTCGCCGCTCGCCATGGGCGTGCTCACCGGCAAGTATCAGTCGGTCAAGAACGCTCCCGCCGGTACGCGTGCGGCCGGCGCATCGGCCGACATGATGGATAGCTTCTTCAAGCAAGACGTGCTCGACGCCGTGCAGCGGCTCAAGCCGATCGCACAGGAACACAAAGCGTCGCTCGGACAGCTATCGCTTGCATGGTGCCTGCGGCAACATGCGGCGTCGAGCGTCATCGTCGGCGCGACGAAGGCCGACCAAGTCGATGAGAACGTGGCGGCAGCCGATCTGCATATCCGACCGGAGACATTTGCGGAGATGGACCGGATCCTTATCCCCGTCGCAAACGCGTGA
- the rph gene encoding ribonuclease PH, translated as MISSGREGGRADDELRPVVIQTGYLRFASGSALVSFGETKVLCAAAIEDRVPPFLKGQGVGWVTAEYSLLPQSTADRTPRESSKGRVGGRTHEIQRLIGRCLRSVVDTRALGERTVTLDCDVIQADGGTRTASVTGAFVALCLALSKVRAAGTLRGWPVVDWLAAVSVGVVGGRPLLDLDYQEDSRAQTDMNVVMTGDGRYVEVQGTAEDEPFSKNELDRMLALAGRGISALIDAQRGALAEFGLPNFGGKAVAAKVGKP; from the coding sequence ATGATTTCCTCCGGACGCGAAGGCGGCCGCGCCGACGACGAATTGCGGCCGGTCGTGATTCAGACGGGCTATCTCCGGTTTGCCAGCGGATCTGCGTTGGTCTCTTTCGGCGAGACCAAGGTGTTGTGCGCGGCGGCGATCGAGGATCGCGTGCCTCCGTTTCTCAAGGGCCAAGGCGTCGGCTGGGTGACGGCCGAGTACTCCTTGTTACCGCAAAGCACTGCGGACCGGACGCCGCGCGAATCGTCGAAAGGCCGCGTCGGCGGACGCACGCACGAGATCCAAAGATTGATCGGGCGCTGCCTGCGGTCCGTCGTCGACACGCGGGCGCTTGGCGAACGGACGGTGACGCTCGATTGCGATGTGATCCAAGCAGACGGCGGCACGCGGACCGCGTCGGTCACCGGCGCATTCGTCGCTCTCTGCCTCGCGCTTTCGAAAGTGCGAGCTGCGGGTACGCTGCGAGGATGGCCGGTCGTCGACTGGCTGGCGGCGGTATCCGTGGGCGTCGTCGGCGGGCGCCCCTTGCTCGACCTCGACTATCAGGAGGATTCGCGAGCGCAAACGGATATGAACGTCGTCATGACCGGCGATGGACGCTACGTCGAAGTGCAAGGCACGGCAGAAGATGAGCCGTTCAGCAAGAACGAGCTCGATCGGATGCTCGCGCTTGCCGGCCGCGGCATCAGCGCTTTGATCGACGCGCAGCGCGGCGCGCTGGCGGAATTCGGATTGCCCAACTTCGGCGGCAAAGCGGTTGCGGCAAAGGTTGGCAAGCCGTGA
- a CDS encoding ABC transporter permease, translating to MSVAAHNPEIPGIDNIRRFFAYAGGMSMLLADSCRYIFTLRFRFSEVMHQVYFLGVQSWPIIILTSLFTGMVISLEAAAQAVAYGFATFIGGTVASGEIRELGPMLTGIVFAGRAGAAVTAQLGSMVVTEQVEALQSMGVSPAKVLVAPRLLACIITVPMLTIFADIVGVLGGLYMAEWQVHLAPTIYWRSVQQMVIMDDFYKGLFKAAVFGLIVALVACFEGLRARGGAEGVGKVTTSAVVTAIILIFGFNFVLSFLFF from the coding sequence ATGAGCGTCGCGGCTCACAATCCGGAGATCCCCGGCATCGACAATATCCGGCGCTTCTTCGCATACGCGGGCGGCATGTCGATGCTCTTGGCCGACTCGTGCCGCTACATCTTCACGCTGCGATTCCGATTCAGCGAGGTGATGCACCAGGTCTATTTCCTGGGCGTGCAATCGTGGCCGATCATCATCTTGACGTCGCTGTTCACCGGCATGGTCATTTCGCTTGAGGCGGCGGCTCAAGCCGTCGCGTACGGCTTCGCCACGTTCATCGGCGGCACCGTGGCATCGGGCGAGATCCGCGAGCTCGGTCCCATGCTCACCGGCATCGTGTTCGCCGGACGCGCAGGAGCCGCCGTCACCGCTCAGCTAGGATCTATGGTGGTGACCGAGCAAGTCGAAGCGCTGCAATCCATGGGCGTGAGTCCGGCAAAGGTACTGGTCGCACCGCGCCTTCTGGCTTGCATCATCACCGTGCCCATGTTGACGATATTCGCGGATATCGTCGGCGTGCTCGGCGGGTTGTACATGGCGGAGTGGCAGGTGCATCTCGCACCTACGATCTACTGGCGGTCGGTCCAACAGATGGTCATCATGGACGACTTCTACAAGGGGCTGTTCAAAGCTGCCGTATTTGGTTTGATCGTCGCGTTGGTCGCCTGCTTCGAGGGGCTCCGGGCGCGCGGCGGCGCCGAAGGCGTCGGCAAGGTCACGACGAGTGCGGTCGTCACGGCGATCATCCTCATCTTCGGATTCAACTTCGTGCTGTCGTTCCTATTCTTCTGA
- a CDS encoding ATP-binding cassette domain-containing protein, translated as MIDRSDPSHLEKPAQLPPDDVAVSLQCVEMRYGPKIVLSDCSMDCKRGEITCVIGLSGAGKSSILRVINGLRRAHRGHVFINKVETTHLSERAMIDIRKKMGFAFQYSALFDSLTVGENVGYPLYEHTTLSNDEIRARVDQTLEALGLEGVDKKMPGEMSGGMQKRIGFARAVVNDPEIILFDEPTTGLDPIMTHVITDTIKRMQTKLKATCVVVSHDMPSVYAIADNIAMLFEGTIIEYGPVSRIKASKNPIVQQFLEGSEVGPIPI; from the coding sequence ATGATCGATCGTAGCGATCCGAGCCATCTCGAAAAGCCCGCCCAGCTGCCGCCGGACGACGTCGCCGTCAGCCTGCAGTGCGTGGAGATGCGCTACGGACCGAAGATCGTGCTCTCGGATTGCTCGATGGACTGCAAACGTGGCGAGATCACGTGCGTCATCGGGTTGTCGGGGGCCGGCAAGTCTTCCATCTTGCGGGTCATCAACGGACTTCGGCGGGCGCACCGGGGCCATGTGTTCATCAACAAAGTCGAAACCACGCACTTGAGCGAACGCGCGATGATCGACATCCGCAAGAAGATGGGCTTTGCGTTTCAATACTCGGCGCTGTTCGACTCGCTGACCGTCGGCGAAAACGTGGGCTATCCCTTATACGAGCACACGACGCTTTCGAACGACGAGATCCGGGCACGCGTCGATCAGACGCTGGAGGCGCTCGGCCTCGAAGGCGTCGATAAGAAGATGCCTGGCGAGATGTCGGGCGGTATGCAAAAACGCATCGGGTTCGCGCGCGCGGTCGTGAACGATCCCGAGATCATCCTCTTCGACGAACCCACAACCGGACTCGACCCGATCATGACGCACGTGATCACCGACACGATCAAGCGGATGCAGACGAAGCTCAAGGCGACGTGCGTCGTCGTCTCGCACGATATGCCGTCGGTCTATGCGATCGCCGATAATATCGCGATGCTCTTCGAAGGCACGATCATCGAGTACGGCCCAGTAAGCCGCATCAAGGCTTCGAAGAACCCGATCGTACAACAATTTCTTGAGGGCAGCGAAGTTGGCCCGATCCCGATATAG
- the glmS gene encoding glutamine--fructose-6-phosphate transaminase (isomerizing), giving the protein MCGIVGYIGKRDVVGVLLDGLRRLEYRGYDSAGVALVDGNDIVGCKRVGKLGNLEEALTRHPLHGTIGIGHTRWATHGRPSDENAHPHMDCSGRIAVIHNGIIENFAALRADLIGEGHKFVSETDTEVLAHLLEEEFRDGDLVAAVRRTLAVVKGAYALGVLSADDPERIVFARNGASPLIVGLGDDEIFVASDIPAILHYTRKQLIIQEGEVVVVTRGGAEITTFDGEKVTREITHVSWDVRAAEKGGFKHFMLKEIYEQPKVVRDTLAGRIDETGLVHLPDIGISDSDLLKIKKITMFACGTAYHAAVYGMYLIRQLAKLPVELELASEFRYADAVVEPDSLAIAVSQSGETADTLEAVRIARTGGATVLGVCNRVGSSLSRSAHGVLYTHAGPEIGVAATKTFTAQCVAMALLALHLARLRGTVDRATLEEIGNALQDLPALVDQALNVNEEVIPVARRYAKAQSVLFLGRHVNFPIALEGALKLKEISYIHAEGYAAGEMKHGPIALLDENVPCVVIATRGPVQEKVLSNMSEAKARESRIIAIANADDSGVLETADVVLTVPQTHHLVAPIVNVVPLQLLAYHIADRKGCDVDQPRNLAKTVTVE; this is encoded by the coding sequence ATGTGCGGCATCGTTGGGTATATCGGCAAACGCGACGTGGTCGGGGTTCTGCTCGACGGCCTGCGACGCCTGGAATACCGTGGTTACGACTCGGCGGGTGTGGCCCTCGTCGATGGCAACGACATCGTCGGCTGCAAGCGCGTCGGCAAGCTCGGCAATCTCGAGGAGGCGCTGACGCGCCACCCGCTGCACGGCACGATCGGCATCGGGCATACGCGTTGGGCTACCCACGGCCGGCCGTCCGACGAAAATGCGCACCCGCATATGGATTGCAGCGGCCGGATCGCCGTCATCCACAACGGCATCATAGAGAATTTCGCCGCGTTGCGAGCGGACCTCATCGGCGAGGGTCATAAATTTGTGAGCGAGACCGACACCGAAGTGCTCGCCCATCTCCTTGAGGAAGAATTTAGAGACGGGGACTTGGTGGCGGCCGTTCGGCGCACGCTCGCGGTCGTCAAAGGCGCGTACGCGCTCGGCGTGCTCTCGGCCGACGATCCCGAGCGCATCGTCTTCGCGCGCAACGGCGCCTCGCCGCTCATCGTCGGCTTGGGCGACGACGAGATCTTCGTGGCCTCCGACATCCCCGCGATCCTCCACTACACGCGCAAGCAGCTCATCATCCAAGAGGGAGAGGTCGTCGTCGTCACGCGCGGGGGCGCGGAGATCACCACATTTGACGGCGAGAAAGTGACCCGCGAGATCACCCACGTCTCATGGGATGTGCGCGCGGCGGAAAAGGGCGGCTTCAAGCATTTCATGCTGAAGGAGATCTACGAGCAGCCAAAAGTGGTCCGGGATACGCTCGCCGGCCGGATCGACGAAACAGGTCTCGTCCATCTTCCCGATATCGGCATCTCCGATTCCGACCTTCTGAAGATAAAGAAGATCACTATGTTCGCCTGCGGCACGGCGTATCACGCCGCAGTGTACGGCATGTATCTCATCCGGCAACTGGCCAAACTTCCCGTCGAGCTCGAGCTGGCCTCCGAATTCCGCTACGCCGATGCGGTGGTCGAACCCGACAGCCTCGCTATCGCGGTCTCGCAAAGCGGCGAGACGGCCGACACGCTCGAGGCGGTGCGCATCGCGCGAACCGGCGGCGCAACGGTGCTCGGCGTGTGCAACCGCGTCGGGTCTTCGCTTTCGCGCAGCGCGCACGGCGTGCTCTACACGCATGCCGGACCGGAGATCGGCGTCGCCGCCACCAAGACGTTCACCGCGCAATGCGTCGCCATGGCGCTCCTCGCGCTCCATCTCGCGCGCCTTCGCGGCACCGTCGACCGGGCAACGCTTGAGGAGATCGGCAACGCGTTGCAAGACCTTCCGGCGCTTGTCGATCAGGCGCTGAACGTCAATGAGGAGGTCATCCCCGTCGCGAGGCGCTACGCGAAGGCGCAGAGCGTGCTGTTCCTCGGCCGACACGTGAATTTTCCCATCGCGCTTGAGGGCGCGCTGAAGCTCAAAGAGATCTCGTACATCCATGCCGAGGGCTACGCCGCGGGCGAGATGAAGCACGGGCCGATCGCGCTGCTCGACGAAAACGTTCCGTGCGTCGTCATCGCCACGCGCGGCCCCGTGCAGGAGAAGGTCCTGAGCAACATGTCCGAGGCCAAAGCGCGGGAGAGCCGCATCATCGCGATCGCCAACGCCGACGATTCCGGCGTCCTCGAGACCGCAGACGTGGTGCTCACGGTGCCCCAGACGCATCATCTCGTCGCGCCGATCGTCAACGTCGTGCCGCTGCAGTTGCTCGCCTACCACATCGCCGATCGTAAGGGGTGCGATGTCGATCAGCCGCGCAACCTCGCCAAGACGGTAACTGTGGAATAG
- a CDS encoding PLP-dependent transferase yields the protein MRLETIAVHAGTEPSPGVGAVTPSINLSTIYERGADGGYPHGHSYARRSNPNRSALERTLASLEGGVDAAAFASGSAATHAVFSALGRGAHVVAPANAYYGTRVILTDLLEPWGLRATFVDMSHAAAVRDALTSETKLVWIESPGNPMLDVAPIEAIAAFAKAAGVATACDNTLATPVFQRPFECGVDLAVHATTKYLGGHSDVIGGAVVTRQSSALFDRIRHIQHAAGAVPSPFECWLVQRGIRTLPYRMRAHSANAGVVAAFLRAHANVEAVHYPGFGGVLSFQVRGGEKEAMGVAARVRLFTRATSFGGPESLVEHRASVEGPDTKTPRNLLRLSIGLEHPDDLIEDLAAALY from the coding sequence ATGCGACTGGAAACCATCGCGGTGCATGCAGGCACGGAACCGAGCCCCGGCGTGGGCGCGGTGACGCCGTCCATCAATCTCTCAACGATCTACGAACGTGGCGCGGATGGCGGTTACCCACACGGCCATTCGTATGCTCGTCGCAGCAACCCGAATCGGTCGGCGCTGGAGCGCACGTTGGCGTCGCTCGAGGGCGGTGTGGACGCGGCCGCCTTCGCATCGGGTTCGGCGGCGACCCATGCTGTTTTCTCCGCGCTCGGCCGCGGCGCGCACGTCGTCGCGCCGGCCAACGCCTACTACGGCACGCGCGTCATCCTCACCGACCTCTTGGAACCCTGGGGCCTTCGCGCCACGTTCGTCGACATGAGCCACGCCGCAGCGGTGCGAGACGCACTGACGTCCGAGACGAAACTCGTTTGGATCGAATCGCCGGGCAATCCGATGCTCGACGTCGCGCCCATCGAGGCGATCGCGGCGTTCGCAAAAGCTGCAGGCGTCGCGACCGCGTGTGACAACACGCTCGCCACGCCGGTTTTCCAGCGGCCGTTCGAGTGCGGCGTCGATCTTGCGGTCCATGCCACCACAAAATATCTAGGCGGCCACAGCGACGTCATTGGGGGCGCCGTCGTGACGCGGCAATCGTCAGCGCTGTTCGATCGGATCCGCCACATCCAGCATGCGGCCGGCGCCGTGCCGTCACCATTCGAATGTTGGCTCGTGCAACGGGGAATCAGGACGTTGCCGTACCGGATGCGCGCGCACTCCGCCAATGCCGGTGTCGTGGCGGCCTTCTTGCGCGCCCATGCAAATGTCGAGGCCGTGCATTATCCGGGATTTGGCGGAGTGCTCTCGTTTCAGGTACGAGGCGGCGAAAAGGAAGCGATGGGCGTGGCCGCGCGCGTCCGGCTGTTCACACGCGCGACTAGTTTCGGAGGGCCCGAGAGCCTCGTAGAACATCGTGCATCGGTGGAAGGGCCCGATACGAAGACACCGCGCAATCTGCTGCGCCTGTCGATCGGGCTGGAGCATCCCGACGACCTGATCGAGGACCTCGCCGCCGCACTGTACTAG